A genomic window from Triticum urartu cultivar G1812 chromosome 7, Tu2.1, whole genome shotgun sequence includes:
- the LOC125521111 gene encoding probable L-type lectin-domain containing receptor kinase S.5: MAVRFLVLLSLLVLASSSSGSTTSLATNATADGGSLDILDAGSVTEFSFSNFHPEYRGKNLTVVGDADITKGALQITPDTGNEAAHFLTNKSGRVLYYAPVRLWRLEKGGGKGNASAGGKKVASFRTVFTVNVFRPSGADPAEGFAFLIAPSAGEPPAGSYGGFLGLTNATTDGSAANQVVAVELDTEKQPYDPDDNHVGLNVNSVVSVANASLTPRGIEISPVKTAKYNVWIDYNGSARHITVYMADFEAAKPASPVLAAPLDLGATVAERSYLGFAASTGTKYQLNCVLAWNMTVEKLDEPSNNRGLILGLAVGVLALGAAAALGYYVCVVRRRKLGRDQGSAITGTMIRSLAGGPREFDYRELRRATNNFDERMKLGQGGYGVVYRGTVADDHSNPAAAGTAVEVAVKKFSRASTQGQNDFLAELSIINRLRHKHLVRLVGWSHDNGELLLVYEYMSNGSLDQHLFSSAPGSRPGQPLGWELRYGIVQGVASALHYLHDQFDQRVVHRDLKASNIMLDAAFTARLGDFGLARAIETDKTSYTEEAGGGVHGTVGYIAPECFHTEKATRESDVYAFGAVILEVVCGRRPRCDIDGFHFLVDWVWRLHRDGRALDAVDPGLDGAFDEDDAERLLMLGLACSHPTPAERPKAQAISQILLRSMPTPAVSPFKPSFVWPATDGGFDTMSTTAGSTSSTVVTSTSTWSGNFARGSQNHAPAPEQDTSGSLV; this comes from the exons ATGGCCGTGCGTTTCCTCGTACTACTGTCGCTCCTCGTCCTGGCCTCCTCCAGCTCGGGCTCCACCACCTCGCTCGCCACCAACGCCACCGCCGATGGCGGCTCGCTGGATATTCTTGATGCGGGGAGCGTCACCGAGTTCAGCTTCTCCAACTTCCACCCCGAGTACCGCGGCAAAAACCTGACGGTGGTCGGCGACGCCGACATCACCAAGGGCGCGCTCCAGATCACGCCGGACACGGGCAACGAGGCCGCCCACTTCCTCACCAACAAGTCCGGCCGCGTCCTCTACTACGCCCCGGTCAGGCTCTGGCGCCTCGAGAAGGGCGGCGGCAAGGGCAATGCCAGCGCCGGCGGCAAGAAGGTCGCGTCGTTCCGCACCGTGTTCACCGTCAACGTCTTCCGCCCGTCGGGCGCGGACCCGGCGGAGGGGTTCGCGTTCCTCATCGCGCCGTCCGCGGGCGAGCCGCCCGCCGGCAGCTACGGCGGGTTCCTCGGCCTCACCAACGCGACGACCGACGGCAGCGCCGCCAACCAGGTCGTCGCCGTCGAGCTCGACACCGAGAAGCAGCCCTACGACCCGGACGACAACCACGTCGGCCTCAACGTCAACAGCGTCGTCTCCGTCGCCAACGCCTCGCTCACGCCCCGCGGCATCGAGATCTCGCCGGTCAAGACCGCCAAGTACAACGTCTGGATCGACTACAACGGCAGCGCCCGCCACATCACGGTGTACATGGCCGACTTCGAGGCGGCCAAGCCCGCGTCTCCGGTGCTCGCCGCGCCGCTGGACCTCGGGGCCACCGTGGCCGAGAGGTCCTACCTCGGGTTCGCCGCGTCGACGGGCACCAAGTACCAGCTCAACTGCGTCCTAGCGTGGAACATGACGGTGGAGAAGCTGGACGAGCCGAGCAACAACAGGGGCCTCATTCTGGGGCTCGCCGTCGGGGTGCTCGCGCTGGGCGCCGCCGCCGCATTGGGGTACTACGTGTGCGTGGTGAGGCGGCGGAAGCTGGGCCGCGACCAGGGGAGCGCCATCACCGGGACGATGATCCGGAGCCTCGCCGGCGGGCCGCGGGAGTTCGACTACCGGGAGCTGCGGAGGGCGACCAACAACTTCGACGAGCGGATGAAGCTGGGGCAGGGCGGGTACGGGGTGGTGTACCGCGGCACGGTGGCCGACGACCACAGCAACCCGGCCGCCGCGGGGACCGCGGTGGAGGTGGCGGTGAAGAAGTTCTCGCGGGCGAGCACGCAGGGGCAGAACGACTTCCTCGCCGAGCTCAGCATCATCAACCGCCTCCGCCACAAGCACCTCGTCCGCCTCGTCG GGTGGAGCCACGACAACGGCGAGCTGCTGCTGGTGTACGAGTACATGTCCAACGGCAGCCTGGACCAGCACCTGTTCAGCTCGGCGCCGGGGTCGCGGCCGGGGCAGCCGCTGGGGTGGGAGCTCCGGTACGGCATCGTCCAGGGCGTGGCGTCGGCGCTGCACTACCTGCACGACCAGTTCGACCAGCGGGTGGTGCACCGCGACCTCAAGGCCTCCAACATCATGCTCGACGCCGCCTTCACCGCGCGCCTCGGCGACTTCGGCCTCGCCCGCGCCATCGAGACGGACAAGACCTCCTACAcggaggaggccggcggcggcGTGCACGGCACCGTCGGCTACATCGCCCCCGAGTGCTTCCACACCGAGAAGGCCACCCGCGAGTCCGACGTCTACGCCTTCGGCGCCGTCATCCTCGAGGTCGTCTGCGGCCGCCGCCCGCGCTGCGACATCGACGGCTTCCACTTCCTGGTCGACTGGGTGTGGCGCCTCCACCGCGACGGCCGCGCGCTCGACGCCGTCGACCCCGGCCTCGACGGCGCCTTCGACGAGGACGACGCCGAGCGCCTGCTCATGCTGGGCCTGGCCTGCAGCCACCCGACGCCCGCCGAGCGGCCCAAGGCGCAGGCCATCTCGCAGATCCTGCTGCGCTCCATGCCGACGCCGGCCGTGTCGCCGTTCAAGCCGTCGTTCGTGTGGCCGGCGACGGACGGAGGATTCGACACCATGTCCACGACGGCGGGATCGACGTCGAGCACGGTCGTGACGTCCACGTCCACGTGGAGCGGCAACTTCGCGAGGGGCAGCCAGAACCACGCGCCGGCGCCGGAGCAGGACACCTCCGGTTCACTGGTTTGA